The Winslowiella toletana region TGATGCGCATGTTACAGGGCGCAGCGATTGGCGGTGAAGTGCCTGGAGCCTGGGTGTTTGTCGCTGAGCATGTGCCGGAAAAACGTATTGGTTTTGCCTGCGGCACGCTGACGGCCGGATTAACCTTTGGCATTCTGCTGGGGTCGCTGGTCGCCACGCTGATTAATACCAGCATGTCGCCACAGGCGATTGCCGAAACCGGCTGGCGAATCCCGTTCTTTCTCGGTGGTATTTTTGGCCTGCTGGCAATGTACCTGCGCCGCTGGTTACAGGAAACGCCGGTATTTCGCGAGATGCAGGCGCGGAAAAAACTTTCCGAGGCGCTGCCGCTGAAAACCGTGCTGGCAGATCATAAGCGTGCTGTCGCGGTGTCGATGCTGCTGACCTGGCTGCTGTCCGCCTGCATTGTGGTGGTGATTTTGATGGCGCCGACGCTGCTGCAAAAGCAGCACGGCATTGCCGCTGCCATCGCATTACAGGCTAATAGTCTGGCTACGGTGATGCTGATTGTTGGCTGTATTGTTGCCGGATTGCTGGTCGATCGCTTTGGCGCGGCGAAAATCCTTGCGGCGGGCAGTCTGCTGCTGGCGATATGCAGCTGGAGCTTTTTCCATAGCGTGGCAACGGCGCCAGAGTATCTGTTTATTGCCTATGCGATTACCGGTTTCAGCGTCGGCGTGGTCGGTGTGGTGCCTTTTGTTATGGTGCGGGCTTTCCCGGCGGCAGTGCGTTTCACCGGCATCTCTTTTTCCTACAACCTCTCTTACGCCATTTTTGGTGGTCTGACGCCCATCTTCGTCACCCTGATGATGAAGCTGACGCCGATGGCTCCGGCGTGGTACGTGCTGGCGCTGGCGCTAATCGGCCTGCTGCTGGGGCTATGGCTGGCCGGCGAGCGCCGTCAGCCATTGGCACCCGGTGAGGTCAGCGCGCGTTAATCTTCGCGGATCATCACCCTTACAGGCTCGCTCAGGCGGGCCTGTGCTGTTTTAACAAAAGAGAATTTTTTTTAGTTTTAACCCTTGATGCTGTGCGAAGCGGCCCCATCTAGTTGTCATCCAGAATTGTTGAACCAGAAAAAAAGCCTGCGCCGGCGCTTGAAACAGAGTAAATCGCCCGCATAACTGGTTCACAAGCAGATTAATGATGAATTGACGAATTTAAGTGGGAGACGTTTAGATGGGTAAGATTATTGGTATTGACCTGGGTACAACCAACTCTTGTATCGCAATTATGGATGGCACCAAAGCACGCGTGCTGGAAAATGCGGAAGGCGATCGCACCACGCCTTCAATCATTGCTTATACGCAAGATGGCGAGATTCTGGTAGGTCAGCCGGCTAAACGTCAGGCTGTGACTAACCCGCAGAACACTCTGTTCGCGATTAAGCGCCTGATTGGCCGTCGCTTCCAGGACGAAGAAGTACAGCGTGACCTGAAAATCATGCCATACAAAATCACCGCAGCAGACAACGGTGATGCATGGCTTGACGTGAAAGGCCAGAAAATGGCACCACCGCAGGTTTCTGCTGAAGTGCTGAAAAAAATGAAGAAAACGGCTGAAGATTATCTGGGTGAGCCAGTCACTGAAGCGGTTATCACTGTTCCAGCCTACTTTAACGATGCGCAGCGTCAGGCGACCAAAGATGCCGGCCGTATCGCGGGTCTGGACGTAAAACGTATTATCAACGAACCAACCGCAGCGGCTCTGGCCTACGGTCTGGATAAAGAAGTTGGCAACCGCACTATCGCGGTATACGACCTCGGCGGCGGTACTTTCGATATCTCCATCATCGAAATTGATGATGTTGACGGCGAAAAAACCTTTGAAGTACTGGCGACCAACGGTGATACCCACCTCGGTGGTGAAGACTTCGACAGCCGCATGATCAACTATTTAGTGGCTGAGTTTAAGAAAGATCAGGGCATCGATCTGCACAACGATCCACTGGCAATGCAGCGTCTGAAAGAAGCCGCAGAGAAAGCTAAAATTGAGCTGTCTTCTGCACAGCAGACTGACGTGAACCTGCC contains the following coding sequences:
- a CDS encoding MFS transporter; this encodes MDQHIARRLNRQDYKTLSLAALGGALEFYDFIIFVFFAAVIGELFFPADIPEWLRQLQTFGIFAAGYLVRPLGGIVMAHFGDKIGRKKMFSLSILLMALPTLAIGMLPTYQSIGMAAPILLLLMRMLQGAAIGGEVPGAWVFVAEHVPEKRIGFACGTLTAGLTFGILLGSLVATLINTSMSPQAIAETGWRIPFFLGGIFGLLAMYLRRWLQETPVFREMQARKKLSEALPLKTVLADHKRAVAVSMLLTWLLSACIVVVILMAPTLLQKQHGIAAAIALQANSLATVMLIVGCIVAGLLVDRFGAAKILAAGSLLLAICSWSFFHSVATAPEYLFIAYAITGFSVGVVGVVPFVMVRAFPAAVRFTGISFSYNLSYAIFGGLTPIFVTLMMKLTPMAPAWYVLALALIGLLLGLWLAGERRQPLAPGEVSAR